A single genomic interval of Pyrobaculum arsenaticum DSM 13514 harbors:
- a CDS encoding carbon starvation protein A encodes MLNTPGPYILIGLVAYFLTYLFYARWVDKKIWETDPNRPTPARLYFDGVEYFPVSKYVLFGYQFKSVAALGPIVGPLTAVLFFGWVPALLWVILGNMFIGWVQDYSAMMMSLRNEGRSMGPITYKLLGDRARKILLIYLIFYLIIITAVFEWVIIDVLNRVPGTFTAVLFVLLGGVVFGALVFRMRMDVLIATVVALGIVLVGYFLVTLVPAVRAPGTNFLDPQDFFKAHNFNPSLTYPGTNTVLFWLLVLSVLYYIAAVTPMPRFLLPTVYVGYLPSIIALVLVLIAAIFTPLTGLTIQQTPMKALYVDPLQNAQGGPLWPILFVTIACGAISGWHSLVSSGLTPKQLEYETDALPVGGGAMMTEGAVALSSIAAVMVLSQPPAGAAAYVQGATLLTTKLLQVPDVYMNILYGIFVTVMGLITSMLFVRVFRLIMAELFEESPLGNKFISPILILIIAGFLAFVGSWTNLWIFFGGTNQLLAGLALLLVAIFLASVKKPTAYVFIPGIFMAITTLAALAWETYVYGLYAAMNKPIGVQAAAAALYGNWIVSVSNYISAAFGALLLILGAITTYYLITGWIKYRRGDTKVFK; translated from the coding sequence ATGCTGAATACCCCAGGTCCGTACATATTAATTGGGCTTGTGGCTTATTTTTTGACGTATCTATTCTACGCTAGGTGGGTTGACAAAAAGATATGGGAAACCGATCCTAACAGGCCGACGCCTGCTAGGCTATACTTCGACGGCGTAGAGTACTTCCCCGTGTCTAAATACGTGCTATTTGGATACCAGTTTAAATCAGTGGCGGCGCTGGGGCCCATAGTAGGCCCCCTCACCGCAGTGCTCTTCTTCGGCTGGGTGCCGGCGTTGCTGTGGGTAATCCTGGGCAACATGTTCATCGGCTGGGTACAAGACTACAGCGCAATGATGATGTCGCTGAGAAACGAGGGGAGGTCGATGGGCCCCATAACCTATAAGCTACTGGGCGATAGAGCGAGAAAAATCTTGTTGATATACCTCATATTCTACCTAATAATTATAACCGCAGTTTTCGAGTGGGTTATCATTGACGTGTTGAACAGAGTGCCGGGGACCTTCACCGCTGTGCTCTTTGTCCTCCTCGGCGGCGTTGTGTTCGGCGCGTTAGTTTTCCGCATGAGAATGGATGTCCTCATCGCCACTGTGGTGGCTCTCGGCATTGTGCTCGTGGGCTACTTCCTTGTGACGCTTGTGCCGGCAGTCAGGGCGCCGGGGACCAACTTCCTTGACCCACAGGACTTCTTCAAAGCACACAACTTCAACCCCTCGCTTACCTATCCCGGTACAAACACCGTCCTCTTCTGGCTATTAGTCCTATCGGTGCTTTACTACATTGCGGCAGTGACGCCGATGCCTAGGTTCCTCCTGCCCACGGTCTACGTGGGCTATCTGCCCAGCATCATAGCGCTTGTTCTAGTGCTAATAGCCGCAATATTCACCCCGCTTACCGGACTGACCATACAGCAGACGCCAATGAAAGCCCTTTACGTAGATCCCCTACAGAACGCGCAAGGCGGGCCTCTCTGGCCAATCCTATTTGTAACCATTGCGTGTGGAGCCATATCGGGGTGGCATAGTCTTGTCTCCTCTGGGCTGACTCCCAAGCAGCTCGAGTACGAGACGGATGCCCTACCTGTTGGGGGCGGCGCGATGATGACCGAGGGCGCCGTAGCTCTCTCCTCCATAGCCGCCGTCATGGTGCTTTCGCAACCGCCTGCGGGCGCCGCGGCGTATGTACAAGGTGCAACGCTCCTTACAACTAAGCTACTACAGGTTCCCGACGTATATATGAACATTCTCTACGGCATATTCGTAACTGTGATGGGTCTCATTACCTCAATGCTCTTCGTAAGGGTCTTCCGCCTCATCATGGCAGAGCTTTTCGAGGAGAGCCCCCTGGGCAACAAGTTCATATCACCAATTCTAATCCTAATAATAGCAGGCTTTCTTGCCTTTGTCGGAAGCTGGACCAACCTCTGGATCTTCTTCGGCGGCACCAACCAGCTTCTCGCCGGGCTGGCGCTTCTGTTAGTCGCCATATTCCTAGCCAGCGTGAAGAAGCCCACTGCCTACGTTTTCATACCGGGTATCTTCATGGCTATCACAACGCTGGCGGCGCTGGCATGGGAGACCTACGTCTACGGCCTCTACGCCGCGATGAATAAGCCGATAGGCGTGCAGGCCGCGGCTGCTGCCCTATACGGGAACTGGATTGTCTCTGTGTCGAACTACATCTCGGCGGCCTTTGGAGCGCTACTCTTAATCCTGGGCGCAATAACGACCTATTACTTAATCACCGGATGGATCAAGTATAGACGGGGCGACACAAAAGTATTTAAATAA
- a CDS encoding CPBP family intramembrane glutamic endopeptidase: MEISKKIHISKMTYMGLFISLIGFWLLAGAFYSTAAILGADLESPWSALIYTTAQAVSFAVLLKIAVAEGGGFASIYFGGLTPRKIGTATALLAAAIVLYYPLDLLFSQAGLPPDNFGYRSGGLGLVPVALWAVGAAFFEEAFYRGYAITRLISLTNSPLLSYAVSIFFFSAIHLIFGVRLFLYILTVWAPLVTVTFVITRSTWATFYFHLVNNLLVNFVT, encoded by the coding sequence ATGGAAATAAGCAAAAAGATACATATTTCAAAGATGACCTACATGGGGCTGTTTATATCCCTCATCGGCTTCTGGCTCCTAGCCGGGGCGTTTTATTCAACGGCGGCGATTCTTGGCGCAGATTTGGAGAGCCCTTGGAGCGCTTTGATATACACAACAGCGCAAGCTGTATCCTTTGCGGTTTTGCTTAAAATCGCCGTAGCAGAGGGCGGGGGCTTTGCCTCTATATACTTCGGCGGCTTAACTCCACGGAAAATCGGAACTGCCACAGCTCTGCTAGCGGCGGCTATTGTGCTCTATTACCCCCTTGATCTGCTATTCTCACAAGCAGGTTTGCCGCCTGATAATTTCGGCTACAGATCCGGCGGGCTTGGCCTTGTACCAGTGGCGCTTTGGGCTGTGGGCGCGGCGTTTTTCGAAGAGGCTTTTTACAGAGGCTATGCCATCACTAGACTCATAAGCCTCACTAACAGCCCCCTACTGTCCTACGCCGTCTCTATTTTTTTCTTCTCGGCAATACATTTAATATTCGGCGTGAGGCTATTTTTGTATATACTAACTGTGTGGGCTCCCCTAGTCACAGTCACCTTTGTGATAACCCGAAGCACCTGGGCAACGTTTTATTTCCACCTAGTAAATAACCTACTAGTAAACTTCGTTACTTAG
- a CDS encoding DMT family transporter yields the protein MLGLLLALFSVTAWSTNYVAGRYLALHGVDPIALSLARFAVATPVIFAMTRFPRYAGGMRELALSSALGVSVFNIALYAALGYMSASAASLFVVMASPLTVVISYAARRETPPPTAVVGSLLALAGAYLVLAPYISVKSALGPALASVATLSWTAYTLYVRRLYKIYPPGPASAWISLMGLAFLAPTAVVAHFNTLAGWEVATALLYVAVVPGALAYTAWNVAISRAGPAKTAATLPLLPVITLAISAIILGEVPTIMQTIGIATAALGVFLTVRYAH from the coding sequence GTGTTGGGGTTGTTGCTGGCCCTTTTCTCAGTGACTGCTTGGAGCACCAACTATGTAGCAGGCCGCTACTTGGCGCTACACGGCGTAGATCCTATAGCTCTCTCTCTGGCCCGATTCGCCGTGGCCACGCCCGTGATCTTCGCCATGACTCGCTTCCCCCGCTATGCCGGCGGGATGAGAGAGCTTGCGCTATCGAGCGCCTTAGGGGTCTCCGTATTTAACATTGCCCTATACGCCGCGTTGGGCTATATGTCTGCCTCGGCCGCCTCTCTGTTTGTGGTCATGGCAAGCCCACTGACTGTGGTGATTTCGTACGCCGCGAGGAGAGAGACGCCGCCGCCCACCGCCGTAGTGGGTAGTCTGCTGGCACTGGCTGGGGCCTACCTAGTGCTGGCGCCATACATCTCCGTAAAGTCGGCGCTGGGGCCAGCCTTGGCTTCAGTGGCGACACTTTCTTGGACAGCCTACACGCTATACGTGAGGAGGCTATATAAGATTTACCCACCAGGACCCGCCAGTGCGTGGATAAGCCTCATGGGGCTTGCCTTTCTGGCCCCCACCGCTGTCGTCGCCCACTTTAACACTCTTGCCGGCTGGGAGGTGGCGACGGCCCTTCTCTATGTCGCTGTGGTGCCAGGAGCCTTGGCCTACACCGCGTGGAACGTGGCCATTAGCCGCGCAGGTCCTGCAAAGACAGCCGCAACTCTGCCCCTACTACCCGTAATCACGTTGGCGATATCTGCAATCATCCTCGGCGAAGTTCCCACAATAATGCAAACCATAGGCATCGCAACTGCGGCGCTGGGGGTGTTCCTCACGGTGAGGTACGCCCACTAA
- a CDS encoding sulfurtransferase, which yields MYYMALVTTEWVHQNLNNPKVRIVEVDYDPNTAYNVWHVPGAVLITWKELRHPVRRDFIEPEDFERLMSEKGISNDHTVVLYGDFNNWFAAYAFWLFETYGHEDIRLMDGGRTAWAKEGRPTTQEVPRYPKTQYKVRRVDWGSRRAYLWEVMNKVVHGEIKKSVLLIDVRSPAEYKGEITAPPEYPNEQTQVGGHIPGAVNIPWGQAVDPNTGKFKPPEELKKLYESAGITPDKEVITYCRIGERAAHTWFVLKHILKYPAVRVYDGSWAEWGNLVGAPVEK from the coding sequence ATGTATTACATGGCGTTGGTGACTACTGAGTGGGTGCATCAAAACCTCAACAACCCTAAGGTGCGGATTGTCGAGGTGGACTACGACCCCAACACGGCCTACAATGTGTGGCATGTTCCGGGTGCCGTGTTGATAACGTGGAAGGAGCTGCGCCACCCCGTTAGGAGGGATTTTATTGAGCCGGAGGATTTCGAGAGGCTCATGTCCGAGAAGGGGATTTCCAATGACCACACGGTGGTGCTCTACGGCGATTTCAACAACTGGTTCGCCGCCTACGCCTTCTGGCTCTTCGAGACTTATGGCCACGAGGATATAAGGCTTATGGACGGCGGGAGAACCGCGTGGGCCAAGGAGGGTAGGCCGACTACGCAGGAGGTGCCGCGGTATCCCAAGACCCAGTACAAGGTGAGACGCGTCGACTGGGGCTCAAGACGTGCCTACCTTTGGGAAGTGATGAATAAGGTGGTTCACGGAGAGATTAAGAAGAGCGTCCTCCTCATTGATGTAAGATCGCCGGCTGAGTACAAGGGCGAAATAACGGCGCCGCCCGAGTACCCCAACGAGCAGACCCAGGTGGGGGGCCACATCCCCGGCGCTGTGAACATACCGTGGGGCCAAGCCGTTGACCCCAACACGGGCAAGTTCAAGCCGCCAGAGGAGCTAAAAAAGCTGTATGAATCAGCTGGCATAACGCCGGATAAGGAGGTGATTACCTACTGCAGAATCGGCGAGAGGGCCGCCCACACTTGGTTTGTGCTTAAGCACATACTTAAATACCCTGCCGTTAGGGTATACGACGGGAGCTGGGCTGAGTGGGGCAACCTAGTGGGGGCGCCCGTCGAGAAATGA
- a CDS encoding DUF1641 domain-containing protein: MLSIMDAADLNAMGAAMQGGVTCTSKALRQIAENGAPKIGLFGLLSAMRDPEVQKAMGLMITVLKAMGSCMEENLKQVSEK, translated from the coding sequence ATGCTGTCTATTATGGACGCCGCGGATCTCAACGCTATGGGCGCGGCGATGCAGGGCGGGGTGACTTGCACAAGCAAGGCGCTGAGGCAAATAGCTGAAAACGGCGCGCCGAAGATCGGCCTCTTCGGCCTCCTAAGCGCCATGAGAGACCCCGAGGTGCAGAAAGCTATGGGCCTAATGATAACCGTACTCAAGGCAATGGGAAGTTGCATGGAAGAGAACTTGAAACAGGTCAGCGAAAAGTAG
- a CDS encoding AAA family ATPase, translating into MGHDHIDPSYHKWISGWPSRNLDVVLMGEDGVVERFLRYSAGADVAVVEGVIGLYDSVDGVSELGSTAQVAKLLKAPVVLVLNGDRVNRTLRAVVRRLKAFDPSVAIPGVILTRVALGPGGEACQVPPRGRGRY; encoded by the coding sequence GTGGGGCATGATCACATAGACCCCTCTTACCACAAGTGGATCTCTGGGTGGCCTAGCAGAAACCTCGACGTGGTGTTAATGGGAGAGGACGGGGTGGTTGAGAGGTTTCTACGCTACTCCGCGGGGGCAGACGTGGCAGTGGTAGAGGGCGTCATAGGCCTCTACGACTCGGTAGACGGCGTGAGCGAGTTGGGGTCTACTGCGCAAGTGGCAAAGTTGTTAAAGGCGCCTGTGGTGCTTGTTTTAAACGGCGACAGGGTTAATAGAACTCTCAGAGCTGTGGTCAGGAGGCTAAAGGCCTTTGACCCCAGCGTGGCAATACCTGGAGTAATACTCACTAGAGTGGCGCTTGGGCCGGGCGGAGAAGCTTGCCAAGTCCCTCCCAGAGGAAGGGGGAGATACTAG
- a CDS encoding YeiH family protein — protein sequence MAQQRKIDWSSLWKKEDWWALWLGLFVFLLAWFLLLGWVPKTSVWIDPSKSISTASKEFAYLGGWSLILLYFFTLVVLSIAAALMKYDVKAFAVGYTVIFWLSYLMWWFSNYAYIAATPDVWPRYGINWSLSLTGEAGCIFALVLGLIIGNTVRKLPKPLEVAARPEWYIKTAIVLLGAVVGAKALQNMTVAAEVLTRSLIAIVAAYLIYWPISYLISRKIGLDKQWAATLASGVSICGVSAAIATAAAIGAPAVIPGTIASIIVIFAVIELIILPWVAAQILTWAPLAAGAWMGLAVKTDGAAAASGAVTDALIKVKVPEAAGWVTATAVTVKVFIDIWIGLWAFVLALWWVTRVERKPGEKVQAVVIWYRFPKFVIGYFVTMFAILALASFIPIKDAISLASAVTGQSDVLRQFFFLITFTSIGLTTNFRKFKEIGAGKAVVAYFISLLVIIFIALGLAVAFFAGLPLPKS from the coding sequence ATGGCTCAGCAACGAAAGATTGATTGGAGTTCTTTGTGGAAGAAAGAAGATTGGTGGGCCCTGTGGCTTGGGCTTTTTGTTTTCTTACTGGCGTGGTTCCTCCTATTGGGCTGGGTGCCTAAGACCAGCGTGTGGATTGACCCATCAAAAAGTATATCAACAGCGAGCAAGGAATTTGCATACCTCGGCGGCTGGAGCCTCATATTGCTCTACTTCTTCACCCTAGTGGTGTTGTCCATAGCGGCTGCGCTCATGAAATACGACGTGAAGGCGTTTGCAGTGGGCTATACCGTTATTTTCTGGCTTTCCTACCTCATGTGGTGGTTTAGCAACTATGCTTACATCGCCGCCACTCCTGACGTATGGCCTAGATATGGAATTAACTGGAGCCTCAGCCTAACTGGCGAGGCTGGCTGCATATTTGCATTAGTTCTCGGCCTTATAATAGGCAACACCGTGAGGAAGCTACCCAAGCCGCTTGAAGTAGCAGCCAGGCCTGAGTGGTATATCAAGACTGCCATAGTCCTACTAGGCGCAGTGGTTGGCGCAAAGGCGCTTCAAAATATGACTGTCGCCGCTGAGGTTTTAACTAGAAGCCTCATAGCAATTGTAGCTGCGTATTTAATTTACTGGCCAATTTCATACTTAATATCAAGAAAAATTGGCTTAGATAAGCAGTGGGCTGCGACGCTGGCTTCCGGAGTCAGCATCTGCGGAGTCTCTGCGGCCATAGCCACTGCGGCGGCAATTGGGGCCCCCGCCGTGATTCCAGGCACAATTGCATCTATCATAGTCATATTTGCAGTAATCGAGTTGATAATTCTCCCCTGGGTGGCGGCTCAGATTTTGACATGGGCCCCTTTGGCCGCGGGGGCGTGGATGGGTCTTGCCGTTAAGACGGACGGAGCTGCGGCAGCCTCAGGCGCTGTTACAGATGCATTAATAAAAGTTAAAGTGCCTGAAGCCGCAGGATGGGTCACTGCAACGGCGGTGACTGTTAAAGTATTTATAGACATTTGGATTGGACTGTGGGCATTTGTACTAGCCCTGTGGTGGGTTACGAGAGTAGAGAGAAAGCCAGGAGAGAAGGTTCAAGCCGTAGTCATTTGGTATAGATTTCCAAAATTTGTAATTGGCTATTTCGTTACAATGTTTGCAATATTAGCCCTGGCCTCTTTCATACCTATTAAAGACGCCATTTCTCTTGCCAGTGCCGTAACGGGACAGTCGGACGTGTTAAGACAGTTCTTCTTCCTCATAACTTTCACCTCCATAGGGCTAACTACTAACTTTAGGAAGTTTAAAGAAATCGGCGCCGGCAAGGCCGTGGTGGCTTACTTTATATCCTTGCTGGTTATAATATTCATAGCCTTAGGTCTCGCCGTGGCTTTCTTTGCAGGATTGCCTCTGCCCAAGTCCTAA
- a CDS encoding radical SAM protein, whose protein sequence is MINVFQVGVSTTCNGRCVYCPLTIYRDKWVGRFMEFSLFQRVVEEGVGAGVKYVHLQGWGEPLLHPQFLEMLMLARRHFSVGFTTNGVLLAGSLAKGIVKIGVDILAVTFAGTRAETHNRYRPGNDFNTILQNLRRLAPLLKASGTRIVAIYMMLGDTYRELPFFVKLAAELGVDEVRLSNLSYLPHPSLWLLKVFSKIFEPEPPHVLATIREAKEVAEKSGVKLSHRRFSPWEHLECPEAPTSTLYIDADGEVYPCVYLSLPDYAQRCFEEKCKKNPRLSFGNIREGIRAILKRRREFVGIFEARKKSDFIPPDPPEPCKKCYRLYWI, encoded by the coding sequence GTGATTAACGTCTTCCAAGTGGGTGTCTCCACGACGTGTAATGGGCGTTGTGTCTACTGTCCGCTTACTATTTACCGCGACAAGTGGGTGGGGAGGTTTATGGAATTCTCTCTTTTTCAACGCGTGGTAGAAGAGGGAGTGGGGGCGGGGGTTAAATATGTTCACTTACAAGGCTGGGGCGAGCCCTTGTTACATCCCCAGTTTTTGGAAATGTTGATGCTTGCGCGTCGCCACTTTTCTGTAGGGTTTACCACAAACGGGGTTTTATTAGCAGGGAGTTTAGCAAAGGGGATAGTTAAAATCGGCGTTGATATTTTAGCTGTCACATTTGCAGGTACCAGGGCCGAGACACACAATAGATATAGACCAGGTAATGACTTTAATACAATTTTACAAAACTTGCGCAGGTTGGCGCCTCTGTTAAAAGCCTCGGGGACGAGGATAGTGGCGATATATATGATGCTGGGAGATACCTATAGAGAACTCCCTTTCTTTGTCAAATTGGCAGCCGAGCTCGGCGTAGACGAAGTTAGGCTTAGCAACTTGTCGTACCTGCCGCACCCCAGCCTCTGGCTGTTGAAAGTCTTTTCTAAAATATTTGAACCAGAGCCTCCCCACGTATTGGCGACAATAAGAGAGGCAAAAGAGGTGGCTGAGAAGAGCGGCGTAAAGCTGAGCCACAGGCGGTTCTCGCCTTGGGAACACCTAGAATGTCCAGAGGCACCAACTTCAACTCTATACATTGACGCCGACGGCGAGGTGTATCCCTGTGTCTACCTAAGCCTGCCTGACTACGCCCAGAGGTGTTTTGAAGAAAAGTGCAAGAAAAATCCCCGGCTCTCTTTTGGCAACATTAGAGAGGGAATTAGAGCCATTTTAAAAAGACGTAGAGAATTTGTCGGTATATTTGAAGCGAGAAAAAAATCGGATTTTATCCCCCCGGACCCGCCGGAGCCGTGTAAAAAATGTTATAGACTTTACTGGATTTAG
- a CDS encoding respiratory nitrate reductase subunit gamma, with protein MFHFIVFSIIGWIALAVLVMGVIYRVARWVAPRDLTGLASVAVISYNWGASSRIGEVLKRILTFYTLRTIDPTLFWGAFLFHWGIFLTLLIGHTALFFTPGQLQALGISPETRKIAAIYLGAAFGFITLIGLVMLWYRRLVKKEVKTFTYLDDWFALSLITLIVLLGVINTVVIHPDYVNTVTPWLINLLSGNIDVATKAISTAHPLVQLHIFLAEVLMIYVPLGKMIHPFSIFFQPTITTAPYKVKGSEEVSIKLS; from the coding sequence ATGTTCCATTTTATAGTATTCAGTATCATTGGATGGATTGCGTTGGCGGTTTTGGTAATGGGCGTTATTTACAGAGTAGCAAGGTGGGTTGCGCCCAGAGATTTGACAGGACTTGCATCTGTGGCAGTCATATCATATAACTGGGGGGCGAGTAGCCGTATAGGCGAAGTTTTGAAAAGAATTTTAACATTCTACACACTGAGAACTATTGACCCAACGCTGTTCTGGGGAGCCTTTCTTTTTCACTGGGGCATTTTCTTAACATTACTCATAGGACACACCGCACTTTTCTTTACACCTGGTCAACTCCAAGCGTTGGGAATATCTCCAGAAACTAGGAAAATAGCCGCCATATATCTAGGGGCCGCCTTTGGATTTATAACATTAATAGGCCTTGTAATGCTGTGGTATAGGCGGCTTGTTAAAAAAGAAGTAAAGACATTTACATATTTAGATGATTGGTTTGCACTATCATTAATTACTCTAATTGTTTTACTAGGCGTTATAAATACTGTTGTCATACACCCTGATTATGTAAATACAGTCACGCCGTGGCTTATTAACTTACTAAGTGGTAATATCGATGTTGCTACAAAGGCTATTTCTACCGCCCACCCACTAGTTCAATTACACATATTTCTCGCCGAGGTTTTAATGATTTACGTACCTCTAGGCAAGATGATTCATCCATTTTCTATCTTCTTTCAACCAACTATAACTACTGCCCCTTACAAAGTTAAAGGCTCTGAAGAAGTCAGCATAAAACTTTCTTAA
- the dsrA gene encoding dissimilatory-type sulfite reductase subunit alpha: MASPPGLPSPDELLKKAEEYLKELEKGPWPSHVAEMRKTGYPLHVYGVGLVARKSPWGPSVVKTKRLTGVLARIARDWVPGGGEEVHFRVFNTPGKFYPTDYLRKLIKISREWGIGLIEAVGQTGAIVINVKGKDVADKMIDALREIGTDVGGSGDAIRELNACVGPALCEFALYDTLHWFVEFRKDKRVHDAITVPGLPYKFKIKFSGCPMDCARANRADLGFIGVWKGAPEVDQELLRKKIENKEVDVHELVAGCPTKAITWDETKKELIIDGSRCKKSMNCIRKAFPAIKPGKERRVAVVVGGGSKGRYGPKLGWFIGYLKPDEVKKAIDLTFKVIEPWDKEAPAKNRLGDYILMEGLYKFIEKAGIDLEDTPRIIEKLPDNVPYRVLPEEERRKYADFAEKIKQVVKV, encoded by the coding sequence ATGGCCTCACCCCCGGGACTGCCGTCCCCCGATGAATTGTTAAAAAAAGCCGAGGAATACTTAAAAGAGCTTGAAAAGGGGCCGTGGCCCAGCCACGTGGCTGAGATGAGAAAAACGGGCTATCCTTTGCATGTATATGGCGTAGGCCTCGTGGCAAGGAAAAGTCCATGGGGTCCTAGCGTTGTTAAGACAAAGCGCCTAACCGGCGTCTTGGCTAGGATAGCCCGCGACTGGGTGCCAGGAGGAGGCGAAGAAGTACATTTTAGAGTATTTAACACCCCGGGTAAGTTCTATCCCACGGACTATTTAAGAAAGCTAATCAAGATCTCTAGAGAATGGGGAATTGGCCTTATAGAAGCTGTGGGACAGACGGGAGCAATTGTAATAAATGTAAAGGGAAAAGACGTGGCAGATAAAATGATAGACGCCTTACGCGAAATTGGAACAGATGTGGGAGGTAGCGGCGACGCAATTAGAGAACTAAACGCCTGCGTGGGGCCTGCTCTTTGCGAATTCGCCCTATATGACACACTGCACTGGTTTGTAGAATTTAGAAAAGATAAGAGAGTTCACGACGCAATTACAGTACCTGGCTTACCATACAAGTTCAAAATCAAGTTTTCAGGTTGCCCAATGGACTGCGCAAGAGCTAATAGGGCAGATCTAGGCTTTATCGGCGTCTGGAAGGGCGCGCCGGAGGTAGACCAAGAACTACTAAGAAAGAAAATTGAAAATAAAGAAGTAGATGTCCACGAACTAGTAGCTGGGTGCCCGACCAAAGCTATAACTTGGGATGAGACAAAGAAAGAACTCATCATAGACGGTTCTCGCTGTAAGAAGAGTATGAATTGTATAAGAAAGGCGTTTCCAGCCATAAAACCTGGAAAAGAAAGGAGAGTGGCCGTGGTTGTAGGCGGTGGATCGAAGGGACGTTACGGTCCAAAGCTTGGGTGGTTCATAGGCTATTTAAAACCTGACGAGGTTAAGAAAGCTATTGACTTGACTTTCAAAGTAATAGAACCTTGGGATAAAGAAGCACCTGCAAAGAATAGACTTGGTGATTACATCCTCATGGAGGGGCTTTATAAATTTATTGAAAAGGCGGGCATCGACTTAGAAGATACACCTAGGATAATTGAAAAGCTTCCAGATAATGTGCCCTATAGAGTGTTGCCAGAAGAAGAAAGAAGGAAATATGCAGACTTTGCAGAAAAAATTAAACAGGTGGTAAAAGTATGA
- the dsrB gene encoding dissimilatory-type sulfite reductase subunit beta — protein MSIQLSYPVEVEKYLPEIIKKNYGKWVERKFHGPGIIEHVAETGDRVFTVKAALPPNARVSVDTLEKFADLADKYGVGALRITMAGNVEFITTSLENALKIKEELEKLGFPVGGWGGALWGINTCTAFLTCQIAVVDAVSIGKAIGDALKPYFTGEIPLPAKLRIFISGCPSGCAGGIATDIAIVGMWGAPPRIREEVLPMCMPPPKALAKIPESQIFLVQVCPTGALALRREGDKIKLTLIGEKCINCGRCKDNCDAFDYDPKDVGVAILVGGRMSNTGTGPRLARNLVPWIPANPPRYEEIVAIVKHVVEIWRQNAKPGERLGDFIERIGWPKFLEMVGVPRPAAEYMWMPDAARTYLLYRARGEAIFKGFRDAI, from the coding sequence ATGAGTATCCAGCTCTCATACCCTGTAGAAGTAGAGAAGTACCTGCCAGAAATAATAAAGAAAAACTACGGCAAGTGGGTTGAGAGAAAATTCCACGGGCCGGGAATCATCGAACATGTCGCTGAAACAGGCGATAGGGTATTTACCGTTAAAGCTGCCTTGCCGCCTAATGCAAGAGTCAGTGTAGATACTTTAGAAAAATTTGCAGATCTTGCAGATAAGTACGGAGTAGGGGCTTTGCGCATCACCATGGCAGGCAACGTAGAATTCATCACAACTTCACTAGAAAACGCCTTAAAAATAAAAGAAGAGCTAGAAAAACTAGGCTTCCCAGTAGGCGGATGGGGAGGGGCTCTGTGGGGAATAAACACTTGTACTGCTTTCTTAACATGTCAAATTGCCGTAGTAGACGCCGTAAGCATAGGCAAGGCGATAGGAGACGCCTTAAAGCCGTACTTCACGGGAGAAATTCCACTCCCAGCTAAACTAAGAATATTCATATCCGGCTGTCCCTCGGGTTGTGCAGGTGGCATAGCAACAGACATCGCCATTGTAGGCATGTGGGGCGCACCGCCGAGGATTAGAGAAGAAGTGCTCCCCATGTGCATGCCGCCTCCTAAGGCCTTAGCTAAGATACCAGAAAGCCAAATATTCCTAGTCCAAGTCTGCCCTACCGGCGCCTTGGCGCTTAGGAGGGAGGGAGACAAAATAAAGCTGACATTGATAGGAGAGAAGTGTATAAACTGTGGTAGGTGTAAAGACAATTGCGACGCCTTTGACTATGATCCAAAAGACGTGGGAGTTGCAATACTCGTAGGTGGGAGAATGTCAAACACAGGGACAGGCCCCAGACTTGCAAGAAACCTTGTCCCCTGGATTCCTGCAAACCCGCCTAGATATGAGGAAATAGTGGCTATTGTAAAACACGTCGTAGAAATATGGCGCCAAAATGCAAAACCAGGTGAAAGACTTGGAGACTTCATAGAAAGAATAGGCTGGCCTAAGTTCTTAGAAATGGTAGGAGTTCCCAGACCCGCCGCAGAATACATGTGGATGCCTGACGCGGCTAGGACTTACTTACTCTACAGGGCACGTGGCGAGGCCATCTTTAAAGGATTTAGAGATGCAATTTAG